From the genome of Fusarium keratoplasticum isolate Fu6.1 chromosome 11, whole genome shotgun sequence, one region includes:
- a CDS encoding G-PROTEIN-RECEP-F1-2 domain-containing protein, whose protein sequence is MAWGDLPVESRTLEPLGSDLRNGLTAITVLAFISFFASSGLFFYLVYKLATWHFFIRNQPAGHIQQQTGTIQRALDFTLGIDGIFTDNNTNNEENHGENQGAGKADGEERRKRPNQFLILIINLLLADMHQGVAFFLNAEWLRRDAIVVGTATCYTQGLFVSLGDLASSMFITAIAVHTYLAVVSRRRTPQLALYLAIIAIWIFVYVISFAPIAATSNGAEYGGFFVRAGSWCWMNRRYENLRLLTHYLFIFLALGTTSILYTIIFLNIRRQARSGSSNEDEDNAQLQLSRNPAFLIYPVIYVLCTLPLAAGRIATMAGANVPNGYFCFAGAMIASNGSFDCLLFGTTRNVIIFASKYEVDSKDIGLGTFAFLKTPMNRRFGNTISIQGGHQHGQENDNAGGWWTWSGRSSGHEPRSRKGLARTISQESLRGPAIQMDMVTSVVVEVDDGAERDPRYPDPSSSSNPSLNSTEKDFTKVMLLVSHEYVPIPGHWAILVSPDVTKEGTLFNTLGNHFGGFYVDVKKNICPSPGESVSSFILGSVDQLKLARMEEIANSTPKPAPNCQTWAQWFAQRLVDEGILPTSAMEKFETAPRT, encoded by the exons ATGGCTTGGGGTGACCTCCCCGTCGAGAGCCGCACTCTAGAGCCTCTCGGATCCGATCTACGCAACGGCTTGACCGCCATCACCGTCCTCGCCTTCATTTCCTTTTTTGCTTCTAGCGGGCTTTTCTTCTACCTCGTGTATAAGCTTGCGACATGGCATTTCTTCATTAGGAATCAGCCAGCCGGCCACATCCAGCAGCAGACCGGCACAATACAGAGAGCCCTCGACTTTACGCTTGGCATCGACGGAATTTTCAccgacaacaacaccaacaatgAAGAGAACCATGGAGAGAACCAGGGGGCTGGAAAGGCAGATGGTGAAGAACGGCGGAAGCGACCCAATCAGTTCCttatcctcatcatcaacctgcTTCTGGCCGACATGCATCAAGGAGTAGCCTTCTTCCTCAATGCCGAATGGCTACGGAGAgatgccatcgtcgtcggcacTGCAACCTGCTACACCCAAGGACTGTTTGTATCGTTGGGTGACTTAGCATCGAGCATGTTCATCACTGCCATCGCTGTGCACACCTACCTGGCAGTGGTTTCGCGTCGTCGCACGCCTCAGCTGGCACTGTAcctggccatcatcgccatctggATATTCGTCTATGTCATATCCTTTGCACCTATCGCTGCGACTAGTAACGGAGCCGAGTATGGTGGATTCTTTGTCCGCGCCGGCAGCTGG TGCTGGATGAACCGACGATATGAGAACCTGCGACTACTAACACACTACCTCTTCATCTTTCTCGCCCTTGGCACAACCTCGATCCTCtacaccatcatcttcctcaacatTCGCCGCCAAGCTCGTTCTGGGTCTTCcaacgaggatgaagacaACGCTCAGCTCCAGCTTAGCCGCAACCCTGCCTTCCTCATCTATCCCGTCATCTACGTTCTCTGCACCCTTCCCCTAGCTGCAGGTCGTATCGCAACGATGGCCGGTGCTAACGTGCCCAACGGCTACTTTTGTTTCGCGGGTGCAATGATTGCCTCGAACGGATCATTCGActgcctcctcttcggcaCGACCCGAAACGTCATCATTTTTGCATCCAAATACGAAGTCGACTCAAAGGACATTGGCTTGGGAACCTTTGCATTCCTAAAGACACCTATGAACCGCCGTTTCGGCAATACCATCTCAATCCAAGGTGGTCATCAACACGGTCAAGAAAACGATAATGCAGGAGGTTGGTGGACATGGTCAGGACGATCAAGCGGCCATGAACCACGAAGTCGGAAGGGTTTGGCACGGACTATCAGTCAAGAGTCACTTCGAGGACCTGCCATTCAGATGGACATGGTCACgtctgttgttgttgaagtcgACGATGGTGCGGAAAGGGATCCTAGATATCCTGATCCTTCGTCGAGCTCTAATCCGTCGCTGAATAGCACCGAGAAGGATTTTACAAAG GTAATGTTGCTCGTCTCTCACGAGTACGTGCCCATCCCCGGCCACTGGGCAATCCTCGTATCCCCAGACGTAACAAAAGAAGGAACGCTATTCAACACCCTGGGAAATCACTTTGGCGGATTCTACGTTGatgtcaagaagaacatTTGCCCCAGTCCCGGTGAGAGCGTCAGCTCGTTTATCTTGGGCTCTGTCGATCAGCTAAAGCTTGCGCGTATGGAGGAGATCGCCAACTCGACCCCCAAACCTGCTCCTAATTGTCAAACTTGGGCACAGTGGTTTGCTCAAAGGTTGGTTGATGAGGGAATCCTGCCAACTTCGGCAATGGAAAAGTTTGAGACGGCACCCAGAACCTAG
- a CDS encoding DJ-1 protein-PfpI domain-containing protein: MAPLHIGALLYDYQAIDVLGPIDILNSCTKRYMKALQPLSGVTDETISRAPEFIFHHIGVDKEPFQLLSSDLTIVPSATVDDCPELDILLLGGPDPVNFKLHPKHADFLRKHVAAGKLLFTNCTGAAVVASTGVLDGKNATINNLAFNLMKQTYPNVNWVSDKKWVVDGNIWTGGGAVAGMDMLSYWIKENYGSDVLAHGGSMLDFEPRDIKGVQNVIPKRYDESGNQLFTHAFP, from the coding sequence ATGGCTCCCCTCCACATCGGCGCTCTCCTCTACGACTACCAGGCCATCGATGTCCTTGGCCCaatcgacatcctcaactccTGCACCAAGCGGTACATGAAAGCGCTCCAGCCCTTGAGTGGAGTAACGGATGAGACGATTTCCCGTGCCCCCGAATTCATCTTTCACCACATCGGCGTCGATAAAGAGCCCTTCCAGCTGCTCTCGAGCGACCTCACCATTGTGCCCTCCGCGACTGTGGATGACTGCCCCGAGCTCGACATCCTCTTGCTTGGAGGTCCTGACCCTGTCAACTTCAAGCTGCACCCTAAGCATGCCGACTTTCTTCGAAAGCACGTTGCTGCTGGAAAGCTGCTCTTCACCAACTGCACCGGCGCAGCAGTTGTGGCGTCAACAGGTGTCTTGGACGGAAAGAATGCCACCATTAACAACTTGGCGTTCAATCTGATGAAGCAAACGTATCCCAACGTCAATTGGGTCAGCGACAAGAAGTGGGTTGTTGACGGAAACATCTGGACTGGCGGTGGTGCCGTAGCTGGCATGGATATGCTTTCCTACTGGATTAAGGAGAACTACGGATCGGATGTGCTCGCTCATGGAGGCTCTATGCTGGATTTTGAGCCAAGGGACATCAAGGGTGTTCAAAACGTTATTCCCAAGAGATATGATGAGAGTGGAAACCAGCTCTTCACTCACGCGTTTCCTTAG
- a CDS encoding Serine protease — MSLSGGTDRAATWKLSDPGTSQPVESTVFPDDGTQDGESVFDPDMRILVDRADFQDGGKYRSIVKIQSRFENPNTGHSIWKIGTGLLVRPDLIVTGGDVVYSTSLDLGACTQMKCYIGYNGRDSVKSPGVQSRYGVNVATTAKLVETNQNRSRDVAFIQINRPFEGNLGTFKFEATPLSGENVKLGVVGYPGDKSFDDERGGQMYAEFANTSYDLSKSSRNLIEYQVSTFGGQNGAPILQKDGRQIVSIGTHCHGDSEHCISGTSIGNEYGNNYDSYIGLFNDPSAFGNQVNFVEVPPQ; from the exons ATGTCTCTCTCTGGTGGTACTGACCGGGCCGCAACCTGGAAGCTGTCGGATCCTGGAACCTCTCAACCCGTCGAGTCGACAGTGTTTCCTGACGATGGCACTCAGGATGGAGAGTCCGTTTTTGACCCGGATATGCGGATTCTAGTCGATCGCGCCGATTTCCAGGATGGTGGAAAGTACCGCT CCATTGTCAAGATCCAGAGTAGGTTCGAGAACCCAAACACGGGCCACTCTATCTGGAAAATAGGGACCGGCTTGCTCGTCCGCCCCGACCTCATCGTCACGGGTGGCGATGTCGTCTACTCCACGAGCCTCGACCTCGGTGCGTGCACGCAAATGAAGTGCTACATCGGCTACAACGGACGTGACTCTGTCAAGTCTCCTGGGGTTCAGAGCCGATATGGTGTCAACGTCGCCACGACGGCCAAGTTGGTTGAGACGAACCAGAACCGCTCGCGCGACGTGGCATTTATACAGATAAATCGCCCGTTCGAGGGCAATCTCGGCACTTTCAAGTTCGAGGCCACGCCCTTGTCAGGTGAAAATGTCAAACTCGGAGTTGTCGGATATCCCGGCGACAAGTCCTTCGATGATGAGCGCGGCGGGCAGATGTACGCCGAGTTCGCCAACACCAGCTACGACCTCAGCAAGAGTTCTCGTAACTTGATCGAGTATCAGGTCTCTACATTCGGGG GGCAAAATGGGGCTCCTATTTTACAAAAGGATGGTAGACAGATTGTTTCTATTGGCACCCACTGCCACGGCGACAGTGAGCACTGCATCTCGGGTACCTCGATTGGCAACGAGTACGGAAATAACTATGACAGCTACATTGGCCTTTTTAATGATCCATCAGCCTTTGGAAATCAAGTCAACTTCGTCGAGGTGCCGCCTCAGTGA